In Agrococcus jenensis, the genomic window GCGACCGCGACGCTCGGATGGGCCGCGCCGCTCACCGGCCTCGCCGCATCGGTCGTGCTCGGCGGCGTCGCGGGCGCTGCGGCGCTCGTGGCGGGTCGGCGCACCGTGCCGTTGGGGCCGGCGCTCCTGCTCGGCAACGCGATCGCGGCCGCGGCGGGCGCCAGCGGCGCAGGGTGAGCACGGATGCCGCCCGCTCTGTGACGGTTCGTGACGCGCGGATTGGTAGCGATGGCTGTCAGATACGTACCGTCGGTGCATCCCCCAAGAAGGAGCCACCATGCGCATCCGCACCGCCCGTCCGCTCGCCATCGCCGGCACCGTCGGCCTCGCCGTCGCCCTCGTCGGCTGCAGCAGCGCCGCCAGCTCCGAGAGCGCTGAGCTCGGCTCCGCCGAGAACCCTGTGCAGCTCGGCGTCGTGGGCGCCTCGGACCCCTATTGGGCCGTGTACGAAGCGGCGGTCGAGGCCGAGGGCATCCAGCTCGAGATCGTCGACTTCACCGAGTACACGCAGCCGAACCCCGCCCTCAGCGAGGGCGAGCTCGACGTCAACCAGTTCCAGCACGTCCAGTACCTCGGCGACTACAACGTCTCGTCGGGCGAAGACCTGCAGCCGATCGGGGCGACCGCGATCTACCCGCTGGGCCTCTACTCGGACAAGTACGAGTCCGTCGACGACATCCCCGACGGCGAGACCGTCGTGGTCCCGAACGACACCGTCAACCAGGCGCGCGGCCTGCTCGTGCTGCAGTCGGCCGGCCTCATCGCGCTCGCGGAGGGCGGCAGCCCGGCGTCGACGCTCGAGGACGTGCTGCCCGAGTCGCGGGTCGAGGTGGAGGCGGTCGATGCTGCACTGACCGTCAACTCGCTGCCCGATGTCGCTGCCGCGATCGTGAACAACGACTTCCTCGGCCCGGCCGGGCTGTCGTCGCAGGACGCGCTCGTCGCCGACGACCCGAGCGACGAGGCGGCCCTGCCCTACGTCAACATCTTCGCGGCGCGCGCAGACGACGCAGACGACGAGGTGCTGCTGCAGCTCGTCGAGATCTTCCAGTCGAACCAGGAGGTGCTGGACGGCCTGCAGGAGGTCGCAGGCGGCACCGCCGTGTTCGCGACCACCCCCGCCGCCGATCTGCAGGCCTCGCTCGTCGAGGTCGAGGAGTCGCTCCAGGCGCAGGGCTGACCACCGGCGCGGGCGACGGCGAACCGCCGGGCGCCCGCGCCGCACGACCCCCGATCGCCACGAGCCAGAGAGCGCCATGCCACACATCCAGCTCACCGACGTCAGCAAGTCGTACCCGCCCTCCAGGCGTGGCGGCACGCCGGTCGCCGCCGTCGACGGGGTCTCCGTCTCGATCGAGCGCGGCGAGGTGCATGGCGTCATCGGCTACTCCGGCGCCGGCAAGTCCACGCTGGTGCGCCTCATCAACGGGCTGGAGCCGGTCACTGCCGGCTCGATCGAGATCGACGGCGTCGACATCACAGCGCTGCCGGCCGGTGAGCTGCGCCGCGTGCGCCAAGGCATCGGCATGATCTTCCAGCGGTTCAACCTGCTGCGCTCGCGCTCGATCCGCGGCAACGTCGCGTATCCGCTCGAGGTGGTCGGCATGCCGCGGGCCGAGCGCGCGGCCCGGGTCGACGAGCTGCTGCGCTTCGTCGGACTCGAGGAGAAGGCCGACGCATACCCCGAGCAGCTCTCCGGCGGCCAGCAGCAGCGCGTCGGGATCGCACGCGCGCTGGCGGCATCGCCTTCCATCCTGCTCGCCGACGAGGCCACCAGCGCGCTCGACCCGGAGACCACCGACGAGGTGCTGGACCTGCTCGCGCGCGTCAACCGCGAGCTCGGCGTCACGATCGTCGTCATCACGCACGAGATGGACGTGATCGCCCGCATCGCCGCAAAGGTCGCCGTGATGGACCGCGGCCGCGTCGTCGAGAGTGGCGACACCTACGACGTGTTCACCCGCCCGCAGACGGACACTGCGAAGCGCTTCGTGAAGACGGTCGTGCGTGCGCTGCCCGACGGCGCTGCCCTGCAAGCGCTGCGGGCTCGGCACGAGGGCCGGCTCTTCACCATCTCGTTCACCGACACCGGCGCATCCGACGCGCGGGTGTTCGCCGCGCTCGCGCGTGCGGGCGTCGACTTCCAGCTCGTGCACGGCGGCGTCGACGACATCCAGGGCCGCGTCTACGGACTGCTGACCATCGCGGTGCGAGGCGAGGCCGATGCCGTCGAGACCGCGCTCTCCGGTCTCGGCGGGGGCGTCCACGTCCAGGAGGTGCTCGCATGAGCGAGCTCATCGCGCAGGTGTCCGGGCTGCTCCCCGCGCTGCTGGAGCAGACGGGGGTCACCCTGTGGCTCGTCGCACTCTCACTGCTGTTCGGCGGCACCGCCGGCCTCATCGTCGGCACCGCGCTCTACGTGACCCGGAAGGGCGGCGTGCTGCAGCAGCCGATCGTCTTCTGGGTCCTCAACGTGCTGGTCAACACGTTCCGGCCGATCCCGTTCATCATCTTCCTCGCCGCCATGCAGCCCATCGCCAGGCTCGTGATCGGCACGGGCATCGGCAACGAGATGATCGTCTTCTCGATCTCGATCGCGGCCACGTTCGGCATCGCGCGCATCGTCGAGCAGAACCTGGTCTCGGTGGAGCCGGGCGTCATCGAGGCTGCGCGTGCGATGGGTGCGGGTCCGTGGCGGATCATCCGCACGGTGATCCTGCCTGAAGCATTCGGTCCGCTCATCCTCGGCTTCACCTTCGCGATCGTCGCGCTCATCGACATGTCCGCCGTCGCGGGCATCGTCGGCGGCGACGGGCTCGGCGACTACGCGCTCTCCTACGGCTTCCGGCAGTTCGAACCCGTCGTCACGTGGAGCGCGCTCGTCATCATCATCGTCATCACGCAGGTCGTGCAGGCCGTCGGGAACGCTCTTTCACGGCTCGTGCTGCGCCGCTGAGCGCTCGCGCGTCCCCCGCGGATGGGGCAGGATCGGTGCGCATGAGCGACGAGCTGAGCGACGACGACCGCAACCGCATCCGGGACGACTTCCACGAGGCCGTGACGATGACGGCGTCCGAGATCGAGCGGTGGCTCGAGACGGACGAGTCGCGCGCCGTCGGGCAGAAGGAGCACGAGGGGGACGAGTCGGCGGGCCACGCCTCCGGGAGACGGATCGTGGCCATCCTCCGCACGAAGCAGGCCGACCTCACCGATGACGACTACGCCCACATGCGGAAGGTCGTCGGC contains:
- a CDS encoding DUF3140 domain-containing protein, with the protein product MSDELSDDDRNRIRDDFHEAVTMTASEIERWLETDESRAVGQKEHEGDESAGHASGRRIVAILRTKQADLTDDDYAHMRKVVGYVARHAKQRPDGDVTETPWRYSLMNWGHDPQG
- a CDS encoding methionine ABC transporter ATP-binding protein; the encoded protein is MPHIQLTDVSKSYPPSRRGGTPVAAVDGVSVSIERGEVHGVIGYSGAGKSTLVRLINGLEPVTAGSIEIDGVDITALPAGELRRVRQGIGMIFQRFNLLRSRSIRGNVAYPLEVVGMPRAERAARVDELLRFVGLEEKADAYPEQLSGGQQQRVGIARALAASPSILLADEATSALDPETTDEVLDLLARVNRELGVTIVVITHEMDVIARIAAKVAVMDRGRVVESGDTYDVFTRPQTDTAKRFVKTVVRALPDGAALQALRARHEGRLFTISFTDTGASDARVFAALARAGVDFQLVHGGVDDIQGRVYGLLTIAVRGEADAVETALSGLGGGVHVQEVLA
- a CDS encoding methionine ABC transporter permease, translated to MSELIAQVSGLLPALLEQTGVTLWLVALSLLFGGTAGLIVGTALYVTRKGGVLQQPIVFWVLNVLVNTFRPIPFIIFLAAMQPIARLVIGTGIGNEMIVFSISIAATFGIARIVEQNLVSVEPGVIEAARAMGAGPWRIIRTVILPEAFGPLILGFTFAIVALIDMSAVAGIVGGDGLGDYALSYGFRQFEPVVTWSALVIIIVITQVVQAVGNALSRLVLRR
- a CDS encoding MetQ/NlpA family ABC transporter substrate-binding protein, which produces MRIRTARPLAIAGTVGLAVALVGCSSAASSESAELGSAENPVQLGVVGASDPYWAVYEAAVEAEGIQLEIVDFTEYTQPNPALSEGELDVNQFQHVQYLGDYNVSSGEDLQPIGATAIYPLGLYSDKYESVDDIPDGETVVVPNDTVNQARGLLVLQSAGLIALAEGGSPASTLEDVLPESRVEVEAVDAALTVNSLPDVAAAIVNNDFLGPAGLSSQDALVADDPSDEAALPYVNIFAARADDADDEVLLQLVEIFQSNQEVLDGLQEVAGGTAVFATTPAADLQASLVEVEESLQAQG